The Tardiphaga alba genome includes a window with the following:
- a CDS encoding MFS transporter: MNSPTRVITLVNVAHFIDHYAMLIFAAAVLVMGPAMGKTYTELLPYATPGFVAFGAGSLFTGWLGDRWSRRHMMVIFFYGIGLSMVSVGFVQTPLQLGAALFAVGLFASIYHPVGTAMIVSYADKLGSAMGVNGVFGNFGVASSALITGVIGQYLGWRWAFIIPGLATIAAGVVFMQQVAHEDRSGFKQAAAQARVAKSDMWRVIVALLVTVIAISTVFNAITIALPKLFAERLTELTQSPATLGVIAACVYVFGALTQYNIGWLIDRYSLKAVCLPLSLLLAPFLYFAATLSNEGLILVAIGVIIGLFGQITVNETIVGKYTAEEWRSRAYAVRYFVGFTAAGASVGLVAWLYETGGFMLMLHSFAALSVLVIIAALILPPELPAKTQT; this comes from the coding sequence ATGAACTCGCCAACCCGCGTCATTACCCTCGTCAACGTCGCCCATTTCATCGATCACTACGCCATGCTCATTTTCGCGGCGGCGGTGCTGGTGATGGGGCCGGCCATGGGTAAGACCTATACGGAGCTTCTGCCCTATGCGACGCCGGGCTTCGTGGCTTTCGGCGCGGGATCGCTGTTTACCGGCTGGCTCGGCGACCGCTGGAGCCGCCGCCATATGATGGTGATCTTTTTCTACGGCATCGGCCTGTCGATGGTTTCCGTTGGCTTCGTGCAGACGCCGCTGCAACTCGGCGCGGCGCTGTTCGCGGTCGGCCTGTTCGCCTCGATCTACCACCCGGTCGGCACCGCGATGATCGTGTCCTATGCGGACAAACTCGGCAGCGCGATGGGCGTCAATGGCGTGTTCGGCAATTTCGGCGTCGCGTCCTCTGCACTGATCACCGGCGTGATCGGGCAGTATCTCGGCTGGCGCTGGGCTTTCATCATTCCCGGGCTTGCGACCATCGCGGCCGGCGTCGTGTTCATGCAGCAGGTCGCGCATGAAGACCGTTCCGGCTTCAAGCAAGCGGCCGCGCAGGCGCGCGTGGCGAAGTCGGACATGTGGCGCGTCATCGTCGCATTGCTGGTGACGGTCATTGCGATCTCCACCGTGTTCAATGCCATCACCATTGCGCTGCCAAAGCTGTTTGCCGAACGCCTGACGGAGCTTACGCAAAGCCCGGCCACGCTCGGCGTCATCGCCGCTTGCGTCTATGTGTTCGGTGCGCTGACGCAGTACAATATCGGCTGGCTGATCGATCGCTATTCGTTGAAGGCCGTTTGCCTGCCGCTCTCGCTGCTGCTGGCGCCGTTTCTGTACTTCGCCGCCACGCTGTCGAATGAAGGGCTGATCCTGGTTGCGATCGGCGTCATCATCGGCCTGTTCGGGCAGATCACGGTCAACGAGACGATCGTCGGCAAATACACGGCAGAGGAATGGCGCTCGCGCGCTTATGCGGTGCGCTACTTCGTCGGCTTCACCGCGGCCGGCGCCTCGGTCGGGCTGGTGGCTTGGCTATATGAAACCGGCGGCTTCATGCTGATGTTGCATTCCTTCGCCGCGCTATCCGTGCTGGTCATCATCGCGGCCTTGATCCTGCCGCCGGAACTCCCGGCCAAGACACAGACCTGA
- a CDS encoding helix-turn-helix transcriptional regulator has protein sequence MLNSPVEFETLVDEIYEASVVADRWPRLLDRLSVIAEGEGALIFAAAPGAPRWLASTSIHDRIERWTRGPFAQRNPRSERLVPNTEARFLTDLDRFTIEELDNEPFYEEVLRKGGLGWCVGTTIRSPAGDTLVISVEKAHAKGPVPRAVAEQLDVLRPHLARAAVLSGRLGFERARTAVNTLEMIGLPAAAVRHNGKAVAANAGFLALAPAVHVGAQDQVQFSSQAAQTIFQDALTKPATLTKTGRSIPVAGSDANAPFIAHVLPLRLSGLDLFAGAVSIVFLTPVTEQRSPGPELLQALFDLTPAEARIASLVIDGKSVDSISKIQSVSLNTVRTQLKSVFVKTGVDRQVDLVRLLGQRPGRSSFS, from the coding sequence GTGCTGAATTCACCCGTCGAATTTGAAACACTGGTCGATGAGATCTACGAGGCGAGTGTTGTCGCTGACCGCTGGCCGCGATTGCTGGATCGCTTGTCCGTAATTGCGGAAGGCGAAGGAGCGCTCATCTTCGCTGCTGCTCCCGGCGCGCCGCGCTGGCTCGCCTCTACCAGCATTCATGACCGGATCGAGCGCTGGACGCGCGGGCCTTTTGCCCAGCGCAATCCGCGTAGCGAGCGATTGGTCCCGAACACCGAAGCACGGTTCCTTACCGACCTCGATCGTTTCACGATCGAGGAGCTCGATAACGAGCCGTTTTATGAGGAGGTGCTTCGCAAAGGCGGACTTGGCTGGTGCGTCGGCACCACGATCCGGTCGCCAGCGGGCGATACGCTGGTGATCTCGGTCGAGAAGGCGCATGCCAAAGGGCCGGTGCCGCGTGCGGTCGCCGAGCAGCTGGACGTGCTGCGTCCGCATCTGGCACGCGCTGCCGTTTTGTCGGGGCGCCTCGGCTTCGAGCGTGCGCGCACCGCCGTCAACACGCTCGAAATGATCGGGCTGCCGGCGGCGGCCGTGCGGCACAACGGCAAGGCCGTCGCGGCGAATGCGGGCTTCCTGGCGCTGGCGCCGGCGGTCCATGTCGGCGCTCAGGATCAGGTGCAGTTTTCATCGCAGGCCGCGCAAACCATTTTTCAGGATGCGCTGACCAAACCCGCGACGCTGACCAAGACCGGGCGTTCGATCCCCGTTGCAGGGAGCGACGCCAATGCGCCCTTCATCGCGCATGTGCTGCCGCTGCGCCTGTCCGGTCTCGATCTGTTTGCCGGCGCGGTGTCCATCGTGTTTCTCACGCCGGTCACCGAGCAGCGCAGCCCGGGGCCGGAGCTGCTGCAGGCTTTGTTCGACCTCACGCCGGCAGAAGCCCGCATCGCCAGTTTGGTTATCGATGGCAAGTCGGTGGATTCGATTTCAAAAATTCAGAGCGTCAGCCTGAATACGGTGCGTACGCAGCTCAAATCGGTGTTTGTGAAGACTGGTGTGGATCGTCAGGTCGATCTCGTCCGGTTGCTCGGACAGCGCCCGGGACGATCAAGCTTTTCGTGA
- a CDS encoding ABC transporter substrate-binding protein, with translation MFASLPRKTTLALAVFLIGACILPASAQKKYDPGASDTEIKIGNIMPYSGPASSYASIGKSEAAYFRMVNDQGGVNGRKINFISYDDAYSPPKTVEQARKLVESDEALLIFNPLGTATNSAIQKYMNMKKVPHLFVSSGASKWADPKHFPWTMGWSPSYHNEGRIWATWILKNHPDAKIGVLFQNDDMGKDYFSGVREGLGDKADKMIVTQASFETSSPTVDSQIVQIRTANPDIFLNIASPKFAAQAIKKVAELNWKPVQMLVNVSQSVGSVIKPAGFDNAQGVISAAYMKDPTDPQWKDDPTIKEWIAFMDKYYPDGDKNDIYTLYGFGIARTLVHILQQCGDNLTRDNVMKQATSLDYEVGIFLPGTRVKTSATDYSPLQQLQMMRFKGERWELFGPVLSSE, from the coding sequence ATGTTCGCTTCATTGCCCCGCAAGACTACCCTTGCGCTCGCCGTTTTTTTGATTGGCGCCTGCATTCTGCCCGCATCCGCGCAGAAGAAATACGACCCCGGCGCGTCCGATACCGAGATCAAAATCGGCAACATCATGCCGTATAGTGGACCGGCGTCGTCCTATGCCTCGATCGGAAAATCGGAAGCCGCCTATTTCCGCATGGTCAATGACCAAGGCGGCGTCAACGGACGCAAGATCAACTTCATCAGTTATGACGATGCCTACTCTCCGCCCAAGACCGTCGAGCAAGCAAGGAAGCTCGTCGAAAGCGATGAAGCCCTGCTGATCTTCAATCCGCTCGGTACGGCGACCAATTCAGCGATCCAGAAATACATGAACATGAAGAAGGTCCCGCACCTCTTCGTGTCGTCGGGCGCATCGAAATGGGCTGACCCGAAGCACTTCCCGTGGACCATGGGCTGGTCGCCCAGCTACCACAATGAAGGGCGTATCTGGGCGACATGGATCTTGAAGAACCATCCCGATGCCAAGATCGGCGTGCTCTTCCAGAACGACGATATGGGGAAAGACTATTTCAGCGGTGTGCGCGAAGGCCTCGGCGACAAGGCTGACAAAATGATCGTAACCCAGGCGAGCTTCGAGACCAGTTCGCCCACGGTGGATTCGCAGATCGTCCAGATCAGGACGGCCAATCCCGACATCTTCCTCAATATCGCGTCACCGAAATTCGCAGCCCAGGCCATCAAGAAAGTCGCCGAGCTGAATTGGAAGCCGGTGCAGATGCTGGTCAATGTCTCACAATCCGTCGGCTCGGTAATCAAGCCGGCAGGATTCGACAATGCACAGGGCGTGATCAGCGCAGCCTATATGAAAGATCCGACAGACCCGCAATGGAAGGACGATCCGACCATCAAGGAGTGGATCGCTTTCATGGACAAATACTATCCGGACGGAGACAAGAACGACATCTATACGCTGTATGGATTCGGGATCGCACGCACACTGGTCCACATCCTGCAGCAATGTGGCGACAACCTCACCCGCGACAACGTCATGAAGCAGGCCACCAGCCTCGATTACGAGGTCGGCATCTTCTTGCCGGGCACCCGCGTGAAAACCAGCGCCACCGACTACAGCCCGCTTCAGCAACTGCAGATGATGCGCTTTAAGGGCGAACGCTGGGAGTTATTTGGACCGGTGCTGAGCAGCGAGTAA
- a CDS encoding ABC transporter substrate-binding protein, with the protein MHDWNVLRAITLASFALALPATASHAQKKYDTGASDTEIKIGNIMPYSGPASSYATIGKTEAAYFKMINEKGGINGRKITFISYDDGYSPPKTVEQARKLVENDEVLFILNPLGTPGNTAIQKYMNTKKVPQLFVSTGAAKWADPKNFPWTMGWQPSYQAEARIYAQYIMKNHPGKKVGVLYANDDFGKDYIVGLHEGFGDKLKDYIVTEVPYETASPTVDSQIVQIKAANPDIFINIATPKFAAQAIKKVGEMGWKPVHIVTNVSASVGSVMKPAGYANSQDVLSAAYMKDPKDPTWKDDAGMKEWSAFMDKYYPEGDKDDGATVFGYGVSQGIVQVLKQCGDDLTRENIMKQAANLNMEIGIYLPGTKIKTSPTDFSPLEQLQMMKFKGESWELFGPLMSGEKAS; encoded by the coding sequence ATGCATGACTGGAATGTCCTGCGAGCCATCACGCTCGCCAGCTTCGCTCTCGCGCTACCTGCCACTGCAAGCCACGCTCAGAAGAAATACGACACCGGCGCCAGCGATACCGAGATCAAGATCGGCAACATCATGCCCTATAGCGGGCCGGCTTCGTCCTACGCCACCATCGGCAAGACCGAGGCCGCCTATTTCAAGATGATCAACGAGAAAGGCGGTATCAACGGCCGCAAGATCACCTTCATCAGCTATGACGACGGCTACTCGCCGCCGAAGACCGTCGAGCAGGCGCGCAAACTGGTCGAGAATGACGAAGTGCTGTTCATCCTGAACCCGCTGGGCACGCCGGGAAACACGGCGATTCAGAAATACATGAACACGAAGAAGGTGCCGCAGCTGTTCGTGTCCACAGGCGCTGCAAAATGGGCTGATCCGAAGAATTTTCCATGGACCATGGGATGGCAGCCCAGCTACCAGGCCGAAGCACGGATCTATGCGCAATACATCATGAAGAACCATCCTGGCAAAAAAGTCGGCGTGCTCTATGCCAATGACGATTTCGGCAAGGACTATATCGTCGGCCTGCATGAAGGCTTCGGCGACAAGTTGAAGGACTACATCGTCACCGAAGTGCCCTATGAAACGGCATCACCGACAGTGGACTCGCAGATCGTCCAGATCAAGGCGGCCAATCCCGACATCTTCATCAACATCGCCACGCCGAAATTTGCGGCACAGGCGATCAAGAAGGTCGGCGAGATGGGCTGGAAGCCGGTCCATATCGTCACCAACGTCTCGGCATCGGTCGGCAGCGTGATGAAGCCGGCCGGCTACGCCAATTCGCAGGATGTACTGAGCGCCGCCTATATGAAGGATCCCAAGGACCCGACATGGAAGGACGACGCCGGCATGAAGGAATGGAGCGCCTTCATGGACAAGTATTATCCCGAAGGCGACAAGGACGACGGCGCCACCGTGTTCGGTTACGGCGTCTCGCAAGGTATCGTGCAGGTGCTCAAGCAATGCGGCGATGATCTCACCCGCGAGAATATCATGAAGCAGGCTGCCAATCTGAACATGGAGATCGGCATCTATCTGCCGGGCACCAAGATCAAGACCAGCCCGACGGACTTTAGCCCGCTCGAACAACTGCAGATGATGAAGTTCAAGGGCGAAAGCTGGGAATTGTTCGGACCTTTGATGTCCGGCGAGAAAGCTTCGTAA
- a CDS encoding enoyl-CoA hydratase/isomerase family protein — protein MSEPVASSTSDEVLYSVADNIATITLNRPERMNTISREMLAQLSALFLKADADPDVRVVVLTAAGRMFCAGLDMVSATQGKGIGSANDANSSRTTLDMKSAQPIVMFNMEKPTICLLNGAAAGYGMDIALNCDIRIMAESAKFAAAFVKRGVVPESGGTWFLPRMIGWAKAAELIFTGRTLSARESLDMGLTNEVVADAELQARGRAVATEIAANAPLAVQAAKRMMRAGLSENFGEHVHHVFLQLLPLFRTDDFREGMASFLEKRPADFKGR, from the coding sequence ATGTCTGAGCCCGTCGCATCATCCACATCCGATGAAGTGCTTTATTCCGTCGCCGACAATATCGCGACGATCACGCTCAATCGCCCCGAGCGGATGAACACGATTTCGCGCGAGATGCTGGCACAGCTGAGCGCGCTTTTCCTCAAAGCCGACGCCGATCCCGACGTGCGTGTTGTCGTCCTGACCGCCGCCGGCCGGATGTTCTGCGCCGGGCTCGACATGGTCAGCGCCACCCAGGGCAAAGGCATCGGCTCGGCCAATGACGCCAACAGCTCGCGCACCACCCTCGACATGAAGTCCGCGCAGCCCATCGTGATGTTCAACATGGAGAAGCCGACCATCTGCCTGCTCAATGGCGCTGCGGCCGGCTATGGCATGGACATCGCGCTCAATTGCGACATCCGCATCATGGCGGAAAGCGCCAAATTCGCTGCCGCTTTCGTCAAGCGCGGCGTGGTGCCGGAATCCGGCGGCACCTGGTTTCTGCCGCGCATGATCGGCTGGGCCAAAGCAGCCGAGCTGATCTTCACTGGTCGCACGCTGTCGGCACGCGAGAGCCTCGACATGGGCCTGACCAACGAAGTTGTCGCTGATGCAGAATTGCAGGCGCGCGGTCGGGCCGTCGCCACCGAGATCGCCGCCAATGCGCCGCTTGCCGTGCAGGCCGCCAAGCGCATGATGCGCGCCGGCCTCTCGGAGAACTTCGGCGAACACGTCCATCACGTCTTCCTGCAATTGCTGCCGCTGTTTCGCACCGACGATTTTCGGGAGGGCATGGCTTCGTTCCTCGAAAAGCGTCCTGCCGATTTCAAGGGGCGCTAG
- a CDS encoding SMP-30/gluconolactonase/LRE family protein has product MSSPNIRVLATDLAFPEGPVVMPDGSVVLVEIRAQQLTRVYPDGRKEVVAKIPGGPNGAALGPDGKMYITNNGGFSWVPSRGTLMPHAPEPHEYIGGAIQRVDLTSGKVETLFTKCGEHNLKGPNDLVFDKQGGLWFSELGKRRARDMDVGGAYYIKPGMSEITEQVIGVLPANGIGLSPDEKTMYIAETPTGRLWAYNVGSPGEVVAADTIYRGERGRPICGLGGYQMFDSLAVEASGNVCVATLVSGCISVIAPDGKLVEQVETGDRVTTNIAFGGPELKTAYITLSGKGELIAMDWPRGGLPLNFLNK; this is encoded by the coding sequence ATGTCCAGCCCAAATATCCGCGTTCTCGCCACCGATCTCGCATTCCCCGAAGGCCCCGTGGTGATGCCGGATGGCTCCGTGGTGCTGGTGGAAATCCGCGCGCAGCAACTGACGCGGGTCTATCCCGATGGCCGCAAGGAAGTCGTGGCCAAGATTCCGGGCGGCCCGAATGGCGCAGCGCTCGGGCCGGACGGCAAGATGTACATCACCAATAATGGCGGCTTCAGCTGGGTGCCGTCGCGCGGCACCTTGATGCCCCATGCGCCGGAGCCGCATGAATATATCGGCGGCGCGATCCAGCGCGTCGATCTCACCTCGGGCAAGGTCGAGACGCTGTTCACCAAATGCGGCGAGCACAATCTCAAGGGCCCCAACGATCTCGTCTTCGACAAGCAGGGCGGGCTGTGGTTCAGCGAACTCGGCAAGCGCCGCGCGCGCGACATGGATGTGGGCGGGGCCTATTATATCAAGCCGGGCATGAGCGAGATCACCGAACAGGTGATCGGCGTGCTGCCGGCCAACGGCATCGGTCTCTCGCCGGACGAGAAGACCATGTATATCGCCGAGACGCCGACCGGCCGGTTGTGGGCCTATAATGTCGGCTCGCCCGGCGAAGTGGTTGCGGCTGATACGATCTATCGCGGTGAACGCGGGCGGCCGATCTGCGGCCTCGGCGGCTATCAGATGTTCGACTCGCTGGCGGTGGAAGCGTCCGGCAATGTCTGCGTCGCCACGCTTGTGAGCGGCTGCATTTCCGTGATTGCGCCGGACGGCAAATTGGTCGAACAAGTCGAGACGGGCGATCGCGTGACGACGAATATCGCGTTTGGCGGACCGGAGCTGAAGACGGCCTACATCACGCTGTCGGGCAAGGGCGAGCTGATCGCGATGGACTGGCCGCGCGGTGGCCTGCCGCTGAATTTCTTGAATAAGTAG
- a CDS encoding GNAT family N-acetyltransferase produces MPWLEPVTLSGPHARLEPLAKSHCDGLIAAAQDGDLSKIWYTAIPAPEKMDAEIDRRLSLQAAGAMLPWTVKDATGKIAGMTTYMNVDAANRRVEIGSTWYGKWVQRTALNTQCKLMLLEHAFEKLDCIAVEFRTHFFNHQSRRAIERLGAKQDGIMRNHQIAPNGTLRDTVVYSILPGEWPTVKAHLTYQLDEKAR; encoded by the coding sequence ATGCCGTGGCTTGAACCTGTCACCCTTAGCGGACCTCACGCCCGGCTCGAGCCTCTCGCCAAATCCCACTGCGACGGCTTGATCGCGGCCGCGCAGGACGGCGATCTCTCAAAGATCTGGTACACCGCGATCCCGGCGCCGGAAAAGATGGACGCCGAGATCGACCGGCGCCTGTCGCTGCAGGCGGCGGGCGCGATGCTGCCCTGGACGGTGAAGGATGCCACCGGCAAGATCGCCGGCATGACGACCTACATGAATGTCGATGCCGCCAATCGCCGGGTCGAGATCGGTTCGACCTGGTACGGCAAATGGGTCCAGCGCACCGCGCTCAATACGCAATGCAAGCTGATGCTGCTGGAGCACGCCTTCGAGAAGCTCGATTGTATCGCGGTGGAATTCCGCACGCATTTCTTCAACCACCAGTCCCGCCGCGCCATTGAGCGTCTCGGCGCCAAGCAGGACGGCATCATGCGCAATCACCAGATCGCGCCGAACGGCACGCTGCGTGATACGGTGGTGTATAGTATTCTCCCCGGCGAATGGCCGACGGTGAAGGCGCATCTGACTTATCAGTTGGATGAGAAGGCGCGGTGA
- a CDS encoding TetR/AcrR family transcriptional regulator — MAAKERTRTGGRSARIQGAVHDAVRKLGGLSTRNQITVPQIAAEAGVTPSTIYRRWGDLQSLLADVAVARLRPIGEPDDTGAVETDLRAFIEQYAEEMSSPVGRALLRDGTLDAADGQACVCCSFTNDHLTTLTERAKARGETPFDIEEVIDHIVAPIVYRILISQEPPTPDYCGKLIDRIYPKK; from the coding sequence GTGGCGGCGAAAGAACGAACCAGGACGGGCGGTCGAAGCGCGCGCATTCAGGGCGCCGTGCATGATGCTGTGCGCAAACTGGGCGGCCTTTCCACCCGAAACCAGATCACGGTGCCGCAAATTGCTGCCGAGGCCGGCGTCACGCCCTCCACCATCTACCGCCGCTGGGGTGACCTGCAATCGCTGCTGGCCGACGTTGCCGTGGCGCGGTTGCGGCCGATCGGGGAGCCCGACGACACCGGCGCCGTTGAGACCGACCTGCGGGCCTTCATCGAGCAATATGCCGAGGAAATGTCATCGCCGGTCGGCCGCGCGCTGCTGCGGGACGGGACGCTGGACGCGGCGGACGGACAGGCCTGTGTCTGCTGCAGCTTCACCAACGACCATCTCACGACCCTCACCGAGCGGGCCAAGGCGCGCGGCGAGACGCCGTTCGATATCGAAGAAGTCATCGATCACATCGTTGCGCCCATCGTCTATCGCATCCTGATCAGCCAGGAGCCGCCAACGCCGGACTATTGCGGGAAACTGATCGACCGGATTTATCCGAAGAAGTGA
- a CDS encoding MFS transporter, which yields MTAYSFVAAGTVVGSSSAATPLYRLYQESMHLTPLMITLVFAVYAISLLAALLTVGGLSDYVGRRPVILGGLIVNAVAMMLFSYATDVGDLILARAVQGLCVGASTTTLGAAILDSDRIRGPLLNSVSAFIGLMVGALGAGLLVTFAPDPFHLVYEVLFAITAVLIVLLWFMPETVSRKSGALASLRPNMRVPAQSRAALLMVAPATIASWALGGFYLSLMPTIVAVTMGVSAPWVGGVVVAVLMLSGALSVGALRHLPARRLLLIGTVTLSIGVAVTLLGIQQHSTMALFLGTAISGIGFGSSFAGVLSTLLPTAEAHQRAGLLATFYVISYLAFSLPALAAGVSVPFVGLAVVAYVYGAVVIVLAIVSLIASLRSSE from the coding sequence ATGACGGCTTATAGCTTTGTAGCCGCCGGCACGGTGGTCGGCAGCAGCAGCGCGGCGACGCCGCTTTATCGGCTTTATCAGGAGAGCATGCATCTCACGCCGCTGATGATCACGCTGGTCTTCGCGGTCTATGCGATCAGTCTGCTTGCGGCGCTCCTCACGGTTGGGGGACTATCGGACTATGTCGGTCGGCGTCCGGTCATTCTGGGCGGCCTGATCGTCAATGCCGTGGCCATGATGTTGTTCTCCTATGCCACCGATGTCGGCGACCTCATCCTTGCCCGCGCCGTTCAGGGGCTCTGTGTCGGTGCCTCGACGACGACGCTCGGTGCTGCCATTCTCGACAGCGACCGTATACGTGGACCGCTGCTCAACAGCGTCAGCGCCTTCATCGGCCTGATGGTCGGCGCGCTCGGCGCCGGGCTGCTGGTGACCTTCGCGCCTGATCCGTTTCATCTCGTCTATGAAGTGTTGTTCGCGATCACCGCTGTGCTGATCGTGCTGTTGTGGTTCATGCCCGAAACGGTGTCACGCAAGTCGGGTGCTCTCGCATCGCTCCGGCCGAATATGCGGGTGCCCGCGCAGTCGCGCGCGGCGCTGTTGATGGTGGCGCCGGCGACGATTGCGAGCTGGGCGCTTGGCGGTTTCTATCTGTCGCTGATGCCGACCATCGTTGCTGTCACCATGGGAGTCAGTGCACCATGGGTTGGCGGTGTCGTCGTCGCGGTGTTGATGCTGTCGGGCGCGTTGTCGGTAGGGGCGTTGCGCCATCTGCCGGCACGCCGGTTGCTGCTGATCGGAACTGTCACTTTGTCCATCGGCGTAGCGGTCACGCTGCTCGGCATCCAGCAGCACAGCACCATGGCACTCTTCCTCGGAACGGCCATTTCCGGAATCGGCTTCGGATCGTCCTTCGCAGGCGTGCTCAGCACATTGCTGCCGACCGCCGAAGCGCATCAGCGCGCGGGCCTGCTGGCGACGTTCTATGTGATCTCGTATCTAGCCTTCAGCCTGCCAGCGCTGGCGGCCGGCGTCTCGGTGCCGTTCGTCGGGCTGGCCGTCGTCGCTTATGTTTATGGCGCCGTCGTCATCGTGCTCGCGATCGTGTCGTTGATCGCCTCACTGCGGAGTTCAGAATAG
- a CDS encoding AAA family ATPase, which produces MKFTGTKDYVATDDLKVAVNAAIVLERPLLVKGEPGTGKTVLAEEVAKALGSPLLTWHIKSTTKAQQGLYEYDAVSRLRDSQLGDPRVSDIANYIKRGKLWEAFTHAERPVLLIDEIDKADIEFPNDLLLELDRMEFHVYETGETIKASKRPVVIITSNNEKELPDAFLRRCFFHYIKFPEMETMNAIVEVHFPGIKQRLVAEAMRIFFEVRDVPGLKKKPSTSELLDWLKLLVNEDMSPEQLRERDPRKLIPPLHGALLKNEQDVHLFERLAFLNRREV; this is translated from the coding sequence AAAGACTACGTCGCCACCGATGACCTCAAGGTCGCCGTCAATGCCGCCATCGTGCTGGAGCGCCCGCTGCTGGTGAAGGGCGAACCCGGCACCGGCAAGACCGTGCTGGCCGAGGAAGTGGCCAAGGCGCTCGGCTCGCCGCTGCTGACCTGGCACATCAAGTCCACCACCAAGGCGCAGCAGGGCCTGTATGAATACGACGCGGTCTCGCGCCTGCGCGACAGCCAGCTCGGCGATCCCCGCGTGTCGGATATCGCCAACTACATCAAGCGCGGAAAATTGTGGGAAGCTTTCACCCATGCCGAGCGTCCGGTGCTGCTGATCGACGAAATCGACAAGGCCGACATTGAGTTCCCGAACGATCTGCTGCTCGAACTCGACCGTATGGAATTCCATGTCTACGAGACCGGCGAGACTATCAAGGCCAGCAAGCGCCCGGTGGTGATCATCACGTCAAACAATGAGAAGGAATTGCCGGACGCTTTCCTGCGCCGCTGCTTCTTCCACTACATCAAGTTCCCCGAAATGGAGACGATGAACGCGATCGTCGAAGTCCATTTCCCGGGCATCAAGCAGCGCCTGGTCGCCGAAGCCATGCGCATCTTCTTCGAGGTGCGCGACGTGCCGGGCCTGAAGAAGAAGCCATCGACCTCGGAACTGCTCGACTGGCTGAAGCTGCTGGTCAATGAGGACATGTCGCCGGAGCAGCTGCGCGAACGCGATCCGCGCAAGCTGATCCCGCCGCTGCATGGCGCGCTGCTCAAGAACGAGCAGGACGTGCACCTGTTCGAGCGGCTAGCCTTCCTGAACCGCCGCGAAGTCTGA